One genomic window of Aquisalimonas sp. 2447 includes the following:
- a CDS encoding endonuclease/exonuclease/phosphatase family protein: MNDRTAAPELETEHEPQLAGNTPGRLRLLTYNIQTGIQSSHYGHYVTRSWQHLFPHADRPRTLKRVARLTRPYDLVGLQEVDGGSLRSGFINQTEFVSRLGGFPYWHDQTNRRIGKLARHSNGFLSRYRPLEIREHALPGMIPGRGALHMTFGGPGEPLHVILLHLALGARTRMRQLGYVADLIAPLQHVVVMGDLNCPAESREIRALLDRTSLSEPTLLMPTYPSWRPLHPLDHILVSSSLQVERAEVVDYPVSDHLPVAMEIKLPDSVILVP; encoded by the coding sequence GTGAACGATCGCACCGCTGCTCCGGAGCTGGAAACCGAGCACGAGCCGCAGCTGGCCGGTAACACGCCGGGCCGGCTGCGGCTGCTGACGTACAATATCCAGACCGGCATCCAGAGCAGTCACTATGGGCACTACGTGACCCGTAGCTGGCAGCACCTGTTCCCCCATGCGGATCGCCCGCGCACGCTGAAGCGGGTCGCCCGGCTGACCCGGCCCTACGACCTGGTGGGTCTGCAGGAGGTGGACGGCGGCAGTCTGCGCAGCGGCTTCATCAACCAGACCGAGTTCGTGAGCCGCCTGGGAGGGTTCCCCTACTGGCACGACCAGACCAACCGTCGCATCGGCAAGCTGGCCCGGCACAGCAACGGATTCCTGAGCCGTTACCGGCCGCTGGAGATCCGCGAACACGCGCTGCCGGGTATGATCCCCGGGCGCGGGGCCCTGCACATGACCTTCGGCGGCCCCGGCGAGCCCCTGCACGTCATTCTGCTGCACCTGGCCCTGGGGGCGCGGACCCGCATGCGTCAGCTGGGCTATGTGGCGGACCTGATTGCACCGCTGCAGCACGTGGTGGTCATGGGGGATCTGAACTGTCCGGCGGAGAGCCGGGAAATCCGCGCGCTGCTGGACCGTACCAGCCTCAGCGAACCCACCCTGCTGATGCCTACCTATCCGAGCTGGCGGCCGCTGCATCCGCTGGACCATATCCTGGTGTCGTCATCACTCCAGGTAGAGCGGGCCGAAGTCGTCGACTACCCGGTGTCGGACCATCTGCCCGTGGCCATGGAGATCAAGCTCCCCGATTCGGTGATCCTGGTGCCCTGA
- a CDS encoding thiol:disulfide interchange protein DsbA/DsbL — protein MKWMGYLLAVFLLAPVAAMAQSFQAGQDYQVLDEPVSTSVDDGKVEVREFFSYACPHCHTFRPRIESLMASLGDKAQLVHNPVVFNQSWEPLARAYYAASAVDAVDDSHAAIFDALHNDNRQLQGADAISEVVAEQGGDQEGFLDAWDSFSVDSQLRRAERSARAHQVRSTPTVGVAGKYVVDVRAAGGQERMLDIIRYLVDKEHEETQ, from the coding sequence ATGAAATGGATGGGCTACTTGCTGGCAGTATTCCTGCTGGCCCCGGTGGCAGCGATGGCACAGAGCTTCCAGGCGGGCCAGGATTACCAGGTACTGGATGAGCCCGTGTCCACCAGTGTGGATGACGGTAAGGTCGAGGTGCGCGAGTTCTTCTCCTACGCATGCCCGCATTGCCATACGTTCCGGCCTCGCATCGAGTCGCTGATGGCGAGCCTTGGTGACAAGGCGCAGCTCGTGCATAACCCGGTGGTGTTCAACCAGAGCTGGGAACCGCTGGCACGCGCCTATTATGCGGCAAGTGCCGTGGACGCCGTGGATGATTCCCACGCCGCAATCTTCGATGCCCTGCACAACGACAACCGTCAACTGCAGGGCGCGGATGCCATCAGCGAGGTGGTGGCCGAGCAGGGCGGCGACCAGGAAGGTTTTCTCGACGCCTGGGACTCCTTCTCCGTGGACTCGCAGTTGCGCCGCGCCGAGCGCTCCGCCCGGGCCCACCAGGTCCGCTCCACCCCCACCGTCGGTGTGGCCGGGAAATATGTGGTTGATGTGCGTGCCGCTGGCGGCCAGGAGAGGATGCTGGATATCATCCGGTACCTGGTGGACAAGGAACACGAAGAAACTCAGTGA
- the ccsB gene encoding c-type cytochrome biogenesis protein CcsB produces the protein MSTQQILGEHTYDDRGFLARLSLFDWVWAVALLLGSVYASYHFAPWMDRYEHGILYLTWASTVAIGWMWKPARLFTIIVAVVTLFAVMRYPDLAAAESDFFLNYLLSSQAAIMWMCALFLAAPVVYFAGLLGRAAFLERLGTAMMWLASGAGLVGLLVRWWESYLIAPEVGRIPVTNLYEVFVLFAFTTGLIYLYYEYRYQTRALGGFVGLIIAASIGFLLWYHFVQGAHEIDPLIPALQSWWMKIHVPTNFVAYGAFAIAAMIGVAYLIQARMPDAWQRRGLPSPEVMDDLMYKNIALGFAFFTIATILGALWAAEAWGGYWSWDPKETWSLITWLNYAAWLHLRFTKGWRGTPMAWWAVVGLFVVTFTFLGVNIFLSGLHSYGEL, from the coding sequence ATGAGTACCCAGCAGATTCTTGGTGAACACACCTACGACGATCGCGGCTTTCTCGCGCGCCTGTCCCTGTTCGACTGGGTCTGGGCTGTGGCGTTGCTGCTCGGCAGTGTGTATGCCAGCTACCATTTCGCGCCCTGGATGGACCGCTACGAGCACGGCATCCTGTACCTGACCTGGGCGTCCACCGTGGCCATCGGCTGGATGTGGAAACCGGCGCGGCTGTTCACCATCATCGTCGCCGTCGTGACGCTGTTCGCGGTGATGCGTTATCCGGACCTGGCCGCGGCCGAGAGCGATTTCTTCCTGAACTACCTGCTCTCCAGCCAGGCCGCCATCATGTGGATGTGCGCGCTGTTCCTGGCGGCGCCCGTGGTCTACTTTGCCGGACTGCTGGGCCGGGCCGCGTTCCTGGAGCGGCTGGGTACGGCCATGATGTGGCTGGCCAGCGGCGCGGGTCTGGTAGGCCTGCTGGTGCGCTGGTGGGAGTCCTACCTGATCGCTCCGGAGGTGGGGCGTATTCCCGTGACCAACCTCTACGAGGTGTTCGTCCTGTTCGCCTTCACCACCGGGCTGATCTACCTGTACTACGAGTACCGCTATCAGACCCGGGCGCTGGGGGGGTTCGTCGGTCTGATCATCGCGGCGTCCATCGGTTTTCTGCTGTGGTACCACTTCGTTCAGGGCGCCCACGAGATCGACCCACTGATCCCGGCGCTGCAGAGCTGGTGGATGAAGATCCACGTGCCGACGAACTTCGTCGCCTACGGGGCGTTCGCCATCGCTGCCATGATCGGCGTGGCCTACCTCATTCAGGCGCGCATGCCTGATGCCTGGCAGCGGCGCGGCCTGCCGTCGCCGGAGGTCATGGATGATCTCATGTACAAGAACATTGCCCTGGGCTTCGCCTTCTTCACCATTGCCACCATCCTGGGTGCCCTGTGGGCGGCCGAGGCATGGGGCGGTTACTGGAGCTGGGATCCCAAGGAGACCTGGTCGTTGATCACCTGGTTGAACTACGCCGCCTGGCTGCACCTGCGCTTCACCAAGGGCTGGCGCGGCACGCCCATGGCATGGTGGGCCGTGGTGGGGCTGTTCGTGGTGACGTTCACGTTCCTGGGTGTGAATATCTTCCTCAGCGGTCTGCACTCCTACGGCGAGCTTTAA